The following coding sequences lie in one Mycobacterium sp. DL440 genomic window:
- a CDS encoding ROK family protein → MARTTLTMAVDIGGTKIAVGLVDPEGRLVHRAQLPTPDGDAETVWAVVEKLLGETLQTADGAATAVGVASAGPIDLPNGTVSPINITEWQHFPIVDRVADATRLPVRLGGDGLCMALGEQWCGAGRSAQFLLGMVVSTGVGGGLVLDGAPYDGRTGNAGHVGHVVVAPDGGELCTCGGHGCVETIASGPSMVRWARRQGWDGTDAKALGEAATQGDELAIKAFQRGARAVAATIASVGAVCDLDLVVVGGGVAKSGALLFDPLRAALADYAGLEFLRGLRVVPAELGGDAGLVGAAALARG, encoded by the coding sequence ATGGCGCGGACAACACTGACGATGGCGGTCGATATCGGCGGCACCAAGATTGCCGTCGGCCTCGTCGATCCCGAGGGCCGGCTGGTGCATCGGGCCCAACTGCCGACCCCCGACGGTGACGCCGAGACGGTATGGGCCGTCGTCGAAAAACTGCTCGGCGAGACCCTGCAGACCGCGGACGGCGCCGCGACCGCTGTCGGCGTCGCCTCGGCCGGACCGATCGACCTGCCCAACGGCACGGTCAGCCCGATCAATATCACCGAGTGGCAACACTTTCCGATCGTCGATCGGGTTGCCGACGCCACCCGGTTGCCGGTCCGGCTCGGCGGCGACGGGCTGTGCATGGCGCTCGGCGAGCAGTGGTGCGGTGCGGGCCGGAGCGCGCAGTTCCTGCTCGGCATGGTGGTGTCGACCGGGGTCGGTGGTGGCTTGGTGCTCGACGGCGCGCCCTATGACGGCCGCACCGGCAACGCCGGGCATGTCGGCCATGTCGTCGTCGCCCCCGACGGCGGTGAGCTCTGTACGTGCGGCGGGCACGGCTGCGTCGAGACCATCGCGTCGGGACCCAGCATGGTGCGGTGGGCGCGGCGGCAGGGGTGGGACGGTACCGACGCCAAGGCGCTCGGGGAGGCGGCGACTCAGGGAGATGAGTTGGCCATCAAGGCATTTCAGCGAGGCGCACGGGCGGTGGCGGCGACGATCGCCTCGGTGGGCGCGGTCTGCGACCTGGACCTGGTGGTGGTCGGCGGGGGAGTCGCCAAGTCCGGGGCGTTGTTGTTCGACCCCCTGCGCGCGGCGCTTGCCGACTATGCCGGGCTGGAGTTCCTGCGGGGACTGCGGGTGGTCCCGGCCGAACTCGGTGGGGATGCCGGCCTGGTGGGTGCGGCGGCCCTGGCGCGCGGCTGA
- a CDS encoding NEW3 domain-containing protein, protein MRVLSVETTELFAGPEDAPRQLVRVRYEACAAPTPVRVNGDGLTGEAIAAPGAGAVEVPVDVERGVPGEVRRARVGSTDFEFTVAEPGWTMYMISHFHYDPVWWNTQAAYTSVWTEDPPGQCRQTNGFDLVHAHLEMARREPEYKFVLAEVDYLKPYWDARPEDRADLRRFIAEGRVEIMGGTYNEPNTNLTSPETAIRNFVSGMGFQRDVLGADPATAWQLDVFGHDPQFPGMAADVGLTSSSWARGPHHQWGPMQNDGDPERMQFASEFEWIAPSGRGLLTHYMPAHYSAGWWMDSSASLSEAEESTYTLFTKLKRVALTRNVLLPVGTDYTPPNKWVTQIHRDWNSRYVWPKFVCALPSEFFTAVRAEADERGITPSPQTRDMNPIYTGKDVSYIDTKQANRAAEDAVLDAERFAVFAGLLGGADYPQAAMAKAWVQLAYGAHHDAITGSESDQVYLDLLTGWRDAWELGVGARDNALHLLSQAVDGSVVVWNAVAHNRTDIVTVHLDAPFSGAVFDSDGNEVPVLIEHDGATVSWLARDVPSLGWQSYRFVAGAARGWEPLAGAEIANDRYRLRVDAARGGGVCSLVDDGRELIADGGVGNELAVYEEYSAHPEAGEGPWHLLPTGPVVCSSAGPADDVQCYRSALGQRVIVRGRIADLLRYTQIITLWSGVDRVDCRTVIDEFVGADRLVRLRWPCPVPGALPVSEVGDAVIGRGFGLLHEHSAHHAVDAAQHPWTLDNPAYGWFGLSSAVRVRIGADAVRAVSVAEVVAPDDGTDPRDLMVALVRAGVTATCSAADKPRYGDLTVDSNLPDTRFALGGPDENPFTAAVLAEADIAYTDEFKRQIDATGTARVWVPAAAPLTEQWVPGADLRGVRTLPVLILAGDLDTVVDDLGDAEIVVTQHAPAVVEPFDARTVALLNRGVPSFAIEPDGTLHTSLMRSCTGWPSGTWIDPPRRTAPDGSNFQLQHWTHTFDYALVTGTGDWRAAGVAPSAAEFNRPLQSVVVDSAAGGGLPPWGSLLEIEPAGTVQLGALKATGNPLASGSVRSADPADGVTARLVEITGGAAEVTIRSGLRAVSTAVNLNLLEEPAPEQPSHLSLHGYQIATVSTQLNLPKVLRGEHQRLAPEAEAAQPLYARYWLHNRGPAPLGGLPAVAYLHPESIAGQPDDEVGVRLTAASDCTDAALHGRVRLYGPPGWDVRPAELPFVLPPGEHLETDVVLGIPAGAAPGLYPLRAELAVTGSGSDALPPSWRQVVEDVCIVTIGEPGGDTGAQVLKLVSEPAAVDVKAGETARLSVEVGTDALAGLSAEAHLISPWGTWEWMGPAALGVEVPAAGTAEIWFDVSPPSWVEPGQWWALIRVGCAGRLVYSPAVKVTVR, encoded by the coding sequence ATGCGCGTCCTGTCAGTGGAGACGACGGAGCTGTTTGCCGGGCCGGAGGATGCCCCTCGGCAGCTGGTGCGGGTGCGGTACGAGGCCTGCGCGGCGCCGACGCCGGTGCGGGTCAACGGGGACGGGCTGACCGGTGAGGCGATCGCCGCGCCTGGAGCCGGCGCCGTCGAGGTTCCGGTGGACGTCGAGCGAGGCGTACCCGGCGAGGTCCGGCGCGCCCGGGTGGGTTCGACCGACTTCGAGTTCACCGTGGCCGAACCGGGCTGGACCATGTACATGATCAGCCACTTCCACTACGACCCGGTCTGGTGGAACACCCAGGCCGCCTACACCAGCGTCTGGACCGAGGATCCACCCGGCCAGTGCCGACAGACCAATGGATTCGACCTGGTGCACGCACACCTGGAAATGGCCCGCCGCGAACCGGAATACAAGTTTGTCCTGGCCGAGGTCGACTACCTCAAGCCCTACTGGGACGCTCGGCCGGAAGACCGGGCCGACCTACGCCGGTTCATCGCCGAAGGCCGGGTCGAGATCATGGGCGGCACCTACAACGAGCCCAACACCAACCTCACCAGCCCGGAGACCGCGATCCGGAACTTTGTGTCGGGCATGGGTTTTCAACGCGACGTGCTGGGTGCTGATCCGGCCACCGCGTGGCAGCTCGACGTGTTCGGCCACGACCCGCAGTTTCCCGGGATGGCGGCCGACGTTGGCCTGACCTCCAGCTCGTGGGCCCGCGGACCGCACCACCAATGGGGGCCGATGCAGAACGACGGCGACCCCGAGCGCATGCAGTTCGCCAGCGAGTTCGAGTGGATCGCGCCGTCGGGCCGCGGGTTGCTCACCCACTACATGCCTGCGCATTATTCGGCGGGATGGTGGATGGACTCCTCGGCCTCACTGTCCGAGGCCGAGGAATCCACCTACACGCTGTTCACCAAACTCAAGCGAGTTGCGTTGACCCGCAACGTGCTCCTACCGGTCGGCACCGACTACACCCCACCCAACAAATGGGTCACCCAGATCCACCGGGACTGGAACTCGCGGTACGTCTGGCCGAAGTTCGTGTGCGCGTTGCCGTCCGAATTCTTCACCGCGGTGCGGGCCGAAGCCGACGAACGCGGCATCACACCGTCCCCGCAGACCCGCGACATGAACCCGATCTACACCGGCAAGGACGTCTCCTACATCGACACCAAGCAGGCAAACCGGGCCGCCGAGGACGCGGTGCTCGACGCCGAGCGGTTCGCGGTGTTCGCCGGACTGCTCGGCGGCGCGGACTACCCGCAGGCTGCGATGGCCAAGGCCTGGGTGCAGCTGGCCTACGGCGCACATCACGACGCCATCACCGGCTCGGAATCCGATCAGGTCTACCTCGATCTGCTGACCGGCTGGCGCGACGCCTGGGAGCTGGGCGTCGGCGCCCGCGACAACGCCTTGCACCTGTTGTCCCAGGCCGTCGACGGATCAGTGGTGGTGTGGAACGCCGTGGCGCACAATCGGACCGACATCGTCACCGTGCACCTGGACGCACCGTTCTCCGGCGCGGTGTTCGACAGCGACGGCAACGAGGTTCCCGTGCTGATCGAGCACGATGGGGCGACGGTGAGCTGGCTGGCCCGTGACGTGCCGTCGCTGGGCTGGCAGTCCTACCGATTCGTCGCCGGCGCAGCACGCGGCTGGGAACCGCTGGCCGGTGCCGAGATCGCCAACGACCGGTACCGGCTGCGCGTCGACGCGGCCCGCGGCGGCGGGGTGTGCTCGCTCGTGGACGACGGGCGCGAGCTCATCGCCGACGGCGGCGTCGGCAACGAACTGGCGGTCTACGAGGAGTATTCGGCCCACCCCGAGGCCGGGGAAGGGCCCTGGCACCTGCTGCCCACGGGGCCGGTGGTGTGCTCGTCGGCCGGCCCGGCCGACGACGTGCAGTGTTACCGGAGCGCGCTCGGTCAGCGGGTGATCGTGCGAGGACGCATCGCAGATCTGTTGCGCTACACCCAGATCATCACGCTGTGGTCCGGTGTGGACCGGGTCGATTGCCGCACCGTCATCGATGAATTCGTCGGGGCGGACCGCCTGGTGCGGCTGCGTTGGCCCTGCCCGGTGCCCGGAGCGCTGCCGGTGAGCGAGGTCGGCGACGCGGTGATCGGCCGCGGATTCGGTCTGCTGCACGAGCATTCGGCCCACCACGCGGTGGACGCGGCACAACACCCGTGGACGCTGGACAACCCGGCCTACGGCTGGTTCGGGCTGTCGTCGGCCGTACGCGTGCGTATCGGAGCCGATGCGGTGCGAGCCGTTTCAGTGGCCGAGGTGGTCGCTCCCGACGACGGCACCGACCCGCGCGATCTGATGGTGGCACTGGTGCGCGCCGGGGTAACAGCCACCTGCAGCGCCGCCGACAAACCCCGCTACGGCGACCTCACCGTGGACTCCAACCTGCCCGACACCCGGTTTGCGCTCGGCGGGCCCGATGAAAACCCCTTCACTGCAGCCGTTCTCGCCGAGGCTGACATCGCCTACACCGACGAGTTCAAACGCCAGATCGACGCAACGGGAACGGCCCGCGTCTGGGTGCCCGCCGCCGCCCCGTTGACCGAACAGTGGGTGCCAGGTGCCGATCTGCGTGGGGTGCGAACCTTGCCGGTCCTGATTCTGGCCGGCGACCTCGACACGGTGGTCGATGACCTGGGTGACGCCGAGATCGTCGTCACCCAGCACGCCCCCGCGGTGGTCGAGCCGTTCGATGCCCGCACCGTCGCATTGCTGAATCGTGGTGTGCCGAGCTTCGCCATCGAGCCCGACGGCACCTTGCACACGTCACTGATGCGGTCCTGCACCGGCTGGCCGTCGGGCACCTGGATCGACCCGCCGCGCCGTACTGCACCGGACGGGTCCAACTTCCAATTGCAGCACTGGACACACACATTCGACTATGCACTGGTCACCGGTACCGGTGATTGGCGGGCCGCGGGTGTCGCACCCAGCGCCGCGGAGTTCAACCGGCCGCTGCAATCGGTGGTGGTCGATTCGGCCGCCGGCGGCGGACTGCCGCCGTGGGGATCGCTACTGGAGATCGAGCCGGCGGGCACCGTGCAACTGGGCGCGCTCAAGGCCACCGGGAATCCGCTCGCCTCGGGCAGCGTCCGCAGTGCCGATCCGGCCGACGGGGTCACCGCGCGCCTGGTCGAGATCACCGGCGGCGCTGCCGAGGTCACCATCCGCTCCGGGCTGCGCGCGGTCTCCACTGCCGTGAACCTGAATCTGCTGGAAGAGCCGGCGCCGGAGCAGCCCTCGCATCTGAGCTTGCACGGCTACCAGATCGCCACCGTATCCACTCAGCTCAACCTGCCGAAAGTGTTGCGTGGCGAGCACCAGCGGTTGGCGCCCGAAGCTGAGGCAGCACAGCCGCTCTACGCCCGGTACTGGCTGCACAATCGCGGTCCGGCACCGCTGGGCGGCCTGCCTGCCGTCGCGTACCTGCATCCGGAAAGCATTGCCGGGCAACCTGATGACGAGGTGGGGGTGCGGCTGACCGCGGCCAGTGACTGCACCGACGCCGCACTGCACGGCCGGGTCCGACTGTATGGCCCGCCGGGCTGGGACGTGCGGCCCGCAGAGCTGCCCTTTGTCCTTCCACCTGGCGAGCATCTGGAAACCGATGTGGTGTTGGGCATCCCGGCCGGGGCCGCACCCGGGCTGTACCCGTTGCGCGCCGAGCTTGCGGTGACGGGCAGCGGATCGGATGCGCTGCCGCCGTCATGGCGTCAGGTGGTCGAGGACGTCTGCATCGTCACGATCGGTGAACCCGGCGGTGACACCGGAGCCCAGGTGCTCAAGCTGGTGTCCGAGCCGGCGGCCGTCGATGTCAAGGCCGGTGAGACCGCTCGACTGTCGGTGGAGGTCGGCACCGACGCGCTCGCCGGCCTGAGTGCCGAGGCACACCTGATCAGCCCATGGGGAACCTGGGAGTGGATGGGACCGGCCGCACTCGGCGTCGAGGTGCCCGCGGCGGGTACCGCCGAGATCTGGTTCGACGTCTCGCCGCCATCGTGGGTCGAACCGGGGCAGTGGTGGGCGTTGATCCGGGTGGGTTGCGCCGGGCGGCTGGTCTATTCGCCGGCGGTGAAGGTGACGGTCCGATGA
- a CDS encoding helix-turn-helix domain-containing protein produces MAVSKKEVGECPIDATLSVIDGRWKGTILWRLSDGPMRTADLRRSIPDITERMLIRHLHDLVGAGIIDRHDAGTVPPCVHYSISEYGMTLAPVLGALCEWGRTHMEIQKQKRQPRARAAAPTRPASPPSSAGTTRSPRRNSSPA; encoded by the coding sequence ATGGCGGTTTCCAAGAAAGAGGTCGGCGAGTGCCCGATCGACGCGACCTTGTCGGTCATCGACGGGCGCTGGAAGGGCACCATCCTGTGGCGGTTGTCCGACGGGCCGATGCGCACCGCCGATCTGCGCCGCAGCATTCCCGACATCACCGAGCGGATGCTCATCCGGCATCTGCACGATCTGGTCGGCGCCGGGATCATCGATCGCCATGACGCGGGCACGGTGCCGCCGTGCGTGCACTATTCGATCTCCGAGTACGGCATGACGCTGGCGCCGGTGCTGGGCGCGTTGTGCGAATGGGGTCGCACCCACATGGAGATCCAGAAGCAGAAGCGTCAGCCGCGCGCCAGGGCCGCCGCACCCACCAGGCCGGCATCCCCACCGAGTTCGGCCGGGACCACCCGCAGTCCCCGCAGGAACTCCAGCCCGGCATAG
- a CDS encoding DUF1772 domain-containing protein, translated as MEEIVQILAVIVIGPLLGVEFGVAAFTNPILQRLPDAAYRQARGTGSRILGTAMPFWYCGAVALLIAATVWSPGPLLITAVVLMGLVMLLSLTTLVPINNRVAAGFGDDEDPDQFHELARRWDRLHWLRVALLAAAFVLLVVAGAH; from the coding sequence ATGGAAGAAATCGTGCAGATTCTCGCCGTGATCGTCATCGGCCCGCTTCTCGGCGTCGAGTTCGGGGTCGCCGCGTTCACCAACCCGATCCTGCAGCGACTGCCCGACGCCGCCTACCGGCAGGCCCGCGGCACCGGCAGCCGGATTCTCGGCACGGCGATGCCGTTCTGGTACTGCGGTGCGGTGGCGCTGCTGATCGCCGCCACAGTGTGGAGCCCAGGACCGTTGCTCATCACGGCCGTGGTGCTGATGGGGCTGGTCATGCTCTTGTCTCTCACCACACTGGTGCCGATCAACAACCGCGTCGCGGCGGGATTCGGCGATGACGAGGACCCTGATCAGTTCCATGAGCTGGCCCGACGCTGGGACCGGCTGCACTGGCTGCGGGTGGCGTTACTGGCGGCGGCGTTCGTGCTGCTGGTGGTCGCCGGCGCACACTGA
- a CDS encoding malonyl CoA-ACP transacylase gives MNPVTYAARVAGKPVSIKEIDEREAALRAGNRASALPRPGTSEGRQLRRWLTQLVVAERVVEGEAAARGLSGLGAPGQDEVLPDTAARLEIGSVAAATLGTPLARAVFAEVTAAVDVSEAEVSAYHARNPLRFALTPGGSHGWHGRPVAPSLDQVRYRIAAHLRAAARRQAFRRWLDARCAALVELAPGYEHPGDPRQPDNTHKH, from the coding sequence ATGAACCCGGTGACATATGCGGCACGGGTGGCCGGAAAACCGGTGTCGATCAAGGAGATCGACGAGCGGGAGGCCGCGCTGCGGGCGGGGAACCGGGCCTCGGCGCTGCCACGCCCCGGAACCAGCGAGGGGCGTCAATTGCGCCGCTGGCTCACCCAGTTGGTGGTCGCCGAACGGGTGGTGGAGGGCGAGGCCGCCGCGCGAGGATTGTCGGGACTCGGCGCACCCGGTCAGGACGAGGTGCTGCCCGACACCGCGGCCAGGCTGGAGATCGGCAGCGTCGCCGCCGCCACGTTGGGTACCCCGCTGGCCCGTGCGGTGTTCGCGGAGGTGACTGCTGCGGTTGATGTTTCAGAGGCGGAGGTGTCTGCCTACCACGCACGGAATCCACTGCGGTTCGCGCTGACACCGGGAGGCTCGCACGGCTGGCATGGCCGCCCGGTCGCCCCGTCGCTGGATCAGGTGCGCTACCGGATAGCCGCGCACCTGCGGGCGGCCGCGCGCAGGCAGGCGTTCCGGCGGTGGCTCGACGCGCGGTGCGCCGCCCTGGTGGAACTTGCACCCGGGTACGAGCATCCCGGGGACCCCCGTCAACCGGACAACACGCACAAGCATTAG
- the rplJ gene encoding 50S ribosomal protein L10: protein MAKADKATAVADIAEQFKASTATVVTEYRGLTVANLAELRRSLGDSATYTVAKNTLVKRAASEAGIEGLDELFAGPTAIAFVNGEPVDAAKAIKKFAKDNKALVIKGGYMDGKALSVSEVEKIADLESREVLLAKLAGAMKGNLSKAAGLFNAPASQVARLAAALQEKKAASEAA, encoded by the coding sequence ATGGCCAAGGCTGATAAGGCCACGGCGGTTGCCGACATTGCTGAGCAGTTCAAGGCGTCGACGGCCACCGTCGTCACCGAGTACCGCGGGCTGACTGTGGCGAACCTGGCTGAGCTGCGCCGTTCTCTCGGCGACTCCGCCACGTACACCGTCGCCAAGAACACTCTGGTGAAGCGCGCCGCGTCTGAAGCCGGCATTGAAGGTCTCGACGAGCTGTTCGCCGGTCCCACGGCGATCGCGTTCGTCAATGGTGAGCCCGTTGACGCCGCCAAGGCGATCAAGAAGTTCGCCAAGGACAACAAGGCGCTCGTCATCAAGGGCGGCTACATGGACGGCAAGGCGCTGTCCGTGTCCGAGGTCGAGAAGATCGCCGACCTCGAGTCGCGCGAGGTGCTGCTCGCCAAGCTGGCAGGTGCCATGAAGGGCAACCTGTCCAAGGCCGCAGGCCTGTTCAACGCGCCTGCTTCTCAGGTGGCCCGCCTCGCCGCGGCGCTGCAGGAGAAGAAAGCCGCCAGCGAAGCTGCCTAG